In one window of Helianthus annuus cultivar XRQ/B chromosome 17, HanXRQr2.0-SUNRISE, whole genome shotgun sequence DNA:
- the LOC110924149 gene encoding uncharacterized protein LOC110924149: protein MADARNINDDNDDNNDVARQEAFENRVTEVAEGVIQANLPRLAQEVESRVLGVVDAMMTSRFEELKELIEGSKGRGKERRCTYKDFMACHPMTYDGKIDPVECQRWVSNIEAVFIRSRCDKEDQVMFATGLLTHQAKDWWDAHSKEIGDDRLQVMTWQEFKGPFMRYHCPQSAIDKIQEDFLRLRQKNESVNEIANNFMDKMKFCGELVTTERMKISRFYGV from the coding sequence ATGGCTGATGCAAGAAATATTAACgatgataatgatgataacaaTGATGTGGCTAGACAAGAAGCATTCGAGAACAGAGTTACAGAAGTAGCGGAAGGGGTTATACAAGCCAATCTTCCACGGTTGGCTCAAGAAGTAGAAAGCCGAGTTCTGGGGGTTGTGGATGCTATGATGACCAGTAGGTTCGAAGAGTTGAAGGAATTAATCGAAGGATCCAAGGGTAGAGGTAAGGAACGAAGGTGCACTTATAAGGATTTTATGGCATGCCATCCGATGACGTATGACGGTAAAATTGACCCAGTCGAATGTCAAAGATGGGTCTCGAATATAGAGGCGGTGTTTATACGAAGCCGGTGCGATAAGGAGGACCAAGTGATGTTCGCTACCGGTTTACTAACCCATcaagcgaaagattggtgggatgcgcACAGCAAGGAAATAGGCGACGATAGGCTGCAAGTTATGACTTGGCAAGAGTTCAAGGGGCCCTTCATGAGATATCATTGTCCTCAGTCGGCTATCGACAAGATTCAGGAGGATTTCTTACGCCTCCGGCAGAAAAACGAATCGGTGAATGAAATAGCAAACAattttatggataagatgaagttctgtggAGAATTGGTAACAACCGAGAGGATGAAGATAAGTCGTTTCTATGGCGTGTAA